GTTTGATGAAGTTACTGTACTGAATGCAGTATTGATGGGTAATAAGAAGCTGTGGGAAATTGCCAACGAGCGTGATTCCATCTATGCCAAGGAAGATTTTACCGAGGAAGATGGTATGCGTGCGGGTGAGCTCGAAGCGGAATATGGCGAAATGGGCGGTTATACTGCCGAAAGTGACGCCGGCGTATTACTCGGTGATCTGGGTGTAAAAGAAGATTTGCACAATGTTTTAATGAAAGATATAGCAGGTTCCATGAAAGTACGTGTGCTGCTGGCACAGGCACTCTTTGGAAATCCTGATATCCTGCTGCTGGATGAGCCTACGAACGACCTTGACGTGGAAACCATTGGCTGGCTGGAAAACTTCCTGGCCGACTATGAAAACATCGTGATCGTTGTATCCCACGACCGTCACTTCCTGGATGCGGTATGTACGCATGTTGCGGATGTTGACCGTGCTAAAATCCAGATCTTCAGCGGTAACTACTCTTTCTGGTACGAATCATCCCAGCTGATGGCGCGTCAGATCGCTGACAAGAACAAGAAGATGGAAGACAAGAAGAAAGATCTCCTGGACTTCATCGCCCGATTCTCTGCCAACGCTTCTAAAAGTAAACAGGCTACTTCCCGTAAGAAAGCCCTGGAAAAACTCGTTATCGAGGATATCCAGCCTTCTAACCGTAAATACCCTGGTATCATCTTCAAACAGATTCGTGAAGTTGGTAACCAGATCCTCAATATCGAGAAACTGGACAAATCTGTTGACGGCCGTAAGATCTTCACTGACGTTACTTTCTCTGTAAACAAAGGTGATAAGATCGCATTCCTGTCTAAAGACCACCTGGCACTCACTACCTTCTTCCAGATTATTAACGGGGAAGTAGCGGAAGACAGTGGTAAAGTAGAATGGGGTACTACCGTTACCAAAGCATACCTGCCAAACGACAACTCAGAATACTTTACTGATAAGGATGTAAACCTGCTGGACTGGTTACGTCAGTATGTGCCTGCGCACGTTACAGATGTAGATGAGCCTTTCCTGCGTGGATTCCTCGGTAAAATGCTGTTCGGTGGAGATGAGATCATGAAGAAAACTTCCGTACTGAGCGGTGGTGAAAAAGTTCGTTGTATGCTCAGCCGCATGATGCTGCAGGATCCTAACGTGGTTATCCTCGATGAGCCAACCAACCACCTTGATCTGGAATCCATCCAGTCTTTCAACGAAAGCATGACTAACTATAAAGGTATTGTGCTGTTTACCACACATGACCATGCGTACATGCAAACCGTTGCAAACCGTATCATCGAAATCACGCCTAAAGGTATCATCGATCGTATGATGACCTTCGACGAATACCTGGCGGATGAGCGTGTGAAAGCACTGCGTGCAGAAATGTACGGAGAGGCAGTAATGGCATAGTCTTTAAACGTCTTACAATAAGAAACGCCCGCATAGCATTTGCTGTGCGGGCGTTTGTTTTTTCAGAAATTGCGGGTTTTGTGTTGATTTTCCGGAATTTCTAGAGATATTCCTCGATAACTTTCATTTTCATTTTATCCAGCGGCTTGGTAATGTAAGCCATCAGTTCCGGAGTATGTTCCACTTTTTGCAGATCACGAACATCTACAGATGAAGAGCACATAATGATCGGAATGTTATAATTGAGGGAATGTTTCATGCCACGGTAAGCTTCAATGAAATCCCATCCGTTCATCCGGTCCATGTTCATGTCCAGGATGATCAGGGAAGGTAGCGGTGGCTGAGGTACTGATGATAACTGCTCCAGGGCTTCTTCTGCACATAGGAATGATGTTACCACTAAATTGTCGTCCTGTTGTCCCAACATTTTTTTAATGATGAAATGGAATATCTCATCATCGTCAACAACGTACACTATTTTATTGATGTCTTCCATGCTTATGTATTAATTGGGCTTCTGAACAATTCCGGTAATAGCAAGGCGGGCGGTAATTTAAAGCAACACACAACATCAGGGATTATCCTGCAAGCAATAGATTCCATGACTTCAGGGCTTAACATCTATAGCTGAAATCTGTCCTCAATTATTTACTGATATGGGTTAATCCTGACGATTATTTTTTCCTGGTCACTAGCTGCTTTAATGCATTGGTTTCATCAATCCAGTGCTAACTGGCCTCCGGCTATTTCTTTCTGATTATGGATACAAAGAACGTTAATTTAATTTTATTTTTATATATAACTTTTCTCCAATAACTAATTATTAACAAACATGGAAGGCCAAATTTTTCAGGTAATTTGTTGGATATAAACAGAAAAAGCGGAACAACTGTTCCGCTTTTTCGAAATTTCGTGTATCCGTTAACAACTCGTTTAGAATAATCCTCCTTTTCTCAAGGTTACTTTACCAGCACCGATTTTGAAACCGTTGTGATAAATTTCAACTGCATAATCGCCAGGTTTGAAATCAGAGTTCTGTTTCCAATCCATAGATACCGGCAGTTTCTGACCTTGTACGTAAGGAACAGTTTTCTTAACGGTGTAGAGTTTTTCAGTACCATCTTCCAGGGTGAATCTACCTGAACCCAGTGCTTCAACGGCCAGTGGAGAACCATCAGGAGCAGAAATTGCTACATAGATCTCTTTGTCGCCGGTAGGAGCAATTCTGTTATCATCCAGATCAAATTCTACGCGCATTACATCAGCTTTTTTCGCTTTGGTAGTAGCTACTTCTTTGCCGTTATTTTTTACGCGGATAGGTTCCAGTCTGATATTGGAAGCATGTAAAACAGAACCCAGGTCTACTTTCTTACCTAAACTATCTTTTACTGTACTTACAGAATCTCTTTCTTTGCGCGCTACATCTCTTTCGCCAGCCAGTACAATTTTCTCTCCTTCCAGGCGCTCAATTGTTTGCTGATAACCTTCAATGTTGGATTTCAGCTGTTCGATCAGACGGCGTGCTTCAGCCAGTTCAGCTGCAGTAGCATTTTTCTTGGTAAGGATGCTGGAAATCCTGGCTTTCATATCCTGGATCTCTTTATCTTTTGTTTTTACCAGGCTATCCATACGGGTGTTCTGGCTGATCAGGTCATCCAGACGTGCGTTGGCTGCATTATACTCCTGTTGTAACGCGTCGCGGGAAGTTGATATGGAATCGATCTGTGTTTTCTGGGCAGTTACAATTTCGTTAGATTTGTTTTTATCTAAGAACATGTATATCCAGGTGCCTACAAGAGCAGCTATCAGTATACCATAGATTAATACATTCCGACTGCTGCGGGGTTTTTCTGGCCCGGGAGATCCCGGTGCAGGCGTGTTAAAAGTGTTCTCCGTCATAGTTGTTTGTTTTATGTTTATGTGTTATATGGTTAAAAATCGTTATTCAAAAGTAGGCATTAAATTTATTAAATTCTAAAGTTAAAACACCCTTCTAAATAGTGTTACCAAACATTGGACTCGATCAGTTATTGCTCCTGGATATAGAAACAACGCCTGCCACGGCGGCTTTGGAGGAGCTTCCCGGGAATTTGCAGGAGCTCTGGCGGGAGAAAAATACAAAAATTGCGCCAGTTTCAGAAAATGAAGCGGAGGCCTATGCCGATAAAGCGGGGATCTTCGCCGAATTCGGGAGAATCGTTTGTATATCAGTAGGTTTCTTCCACCTGGAAAATGGCAGATATCAGCTCAGGCTAAAATCATTCGCCAGCGAAGATGAAGTAATACTGCTGAATAATTTCTTTGACCTTGTCCTCCGCTTCAAGGAAAAGGTACCCAGCTTCCAGTTTGGTGGCCACAATATCCGCGAATTCGATATTCCGTTTATTTGCCGCCGTTCTGTAATACAACAGTTATCTTTGCCGCAATCATTACAACTGCACGGCATGAAGCCATGGGAAGTTCCGGTAGTGGATACCCTCCATATGTGGCGCTTCGGCGACTTCAAACACTATACTTCCCTGAAACTGCTCACCGCCGTGATGGGCATCGATACTCCCAAAGATGATATCGATGGAAGTATGGTAGGCAAAGTCTTCTGGGAAACCAAAGACCTCGAACGTATCGCCACCTATTGCCAGAAAGACGTGCTGGCAGTAGCCCAGCTGTTGCTGCGCTTCAAACGACTGCCGCTGCTGCTGCCCGAGGATGTGGTGGTTATCAAGTAATGCTAACTGACAGTATCAAACATGGAATATCAGGATATAATTAAAGACTGGAAACAAGGCAAGTTTAAGGCGCTCTACTGGCTGGAAGGCGATGAGGATTTCTTCATCGACCAGGTGGTCAATCATGCCGAACAACATCTGCTGACGGAAGCTGAAAAAGGTTTCAACCTCACTGTGCTGTATGGAAAAGATACCGACTGGAGTACGGTAATCAATACCTGCCGCCGCTATCCCATGTTTGCAGAACGTCAGGTGGTGGTCCTGAAAGAGGCGCAGGCGATGCGCGACCTCCTCAAACTGGAAACCTACATCGATAATCCCCTTTCCACTACTGTATTTGTAGTAGCCCATAAACAGGGAAAAATCGATGGCCGCAGTAAAATGGCCAAGCTGATCAAGGAAAAAGGTGTACTGCTGTCTACCAAAAAACTCTACGATAACCAGCTCCCTGCCTGGGCGGAAGCCTATGTCAGCGGCCGCGGACTATCAATCTCCCAGAAAGCAGCGATTCTCCTCGTAGACCACATCGGCAACGACCTTTCCCGTATCGCCAACGAAATCGATAAACTGCTGGTCAATCTGCCGGAGAAGAAAAAAATCGATGAGAGCGATATCGAAAAATATGTGGGCATCTCCAAAGAATACAATGTATTTGAACTGCAAAATGCCCTCGGACAAAAGAACACATCAAAAGTATATAAGATCATCCAGTACTTCGGTGCCAATCCCAAAGCGGCTCCCATGCAGATGACGCTGCCGGCACTTTATAACTATTTCGCCAAAATGAACCTGGTATTCAGTGTGAAAGGTGGCGAAAAAGAGATTGCTGCTGCACTGGGCGTCCATCCCTTCTTTGTAAAGGATTATATCGCTGCAGCCCGTAACTATGGCCCGGAAGGCACTGAAAGAGCCATATTGCTGCTACAGCATTATAACCTCCGTAGTATTGGTATTAATGATAGTGGGGTAGAAGACGGGGAGTTGCTGAAAGAATTGATGTTTAAGATAATGGCATAGCTTCGCTGCTGTGCTGATATACATATCAACAAAGGAGAGGCTGACAGGTCTCTCTTTTTTTTATACACTACAGATGTATTTTGTTATTAATATATATATTTGCAGATACATACCTTGTTATCCTATGAAAAGTATTCTGCTGTCAATTAGCTTCCTCCTGCTATCTGTACTGACTTATTCCCAGAAAACTGCCACGAAGCCAAAACCAAAGGTTGTCGCGGAACCACAACCTACCTATGTTTCAGAAAACGAACAAAGGGTAGCAGAT
The Chitinophaga sp. Cy-1792 genome window above contains:
- a CDS encoding ABC-F family ATP-binding cassette domain-containing protein; translation: MISVKNVTLSFGKRVLFDEVNLNFTKGNCYGVIGANGAGKSTFLKILSGEIEPNKGTVEITPGERMSVLKQNHFEFDEVTVLNAVLMGNKKLWEIANERDSIYAKEDFTEEDGMRAGELEAEYGEMGGYTAESDAGVLLGDLGVKEDLHNVLMKDIAGSMKVRVLLAQALFGNPDILLLDEPTNDLDVETIGWLENFLADYENIVIVVSHDRHFLDAVCTHVADVDRAKIQIFSGNYSFWYESSQLMARQIADKNKKMEDKKKDLLDFIARFSANASKSKQATSRKKALEKLVIEDIQPSNRKYPGIIFKQIREVGNQILNIEKLDKSVDGRKIFTDVTFSVNKGDKIAFLSKDHLALTTFFQIINGEVAEDSGKVEWGTTVTKAYLPNDNSEYFTDKDVNLLDWLRQYVPAHVTDVDEPFLRGFLGKMLFGGDEIMKKTSVLSGGEKVRCMLSRMMLQDPNVVILDEPTNHLDLESIQSFNESMTNYKGIVLFTTHDHAYMQTVANRIIEITPKGIIDRMMTFDEYLADERVKALRAEMYGEAVMA
- a CDS encoding response regulator yields the protein MEDINKIVYVVDDDEIFHFIIKKMLGQQDDNLVVTSFLCAEEALEQLSSVPQPPLPSLIILDMNMDRMNGWDFIEAYRGMKHSLNYNIPIIMCSSSVDVRDLQKVEHTPELMAYITKPLDKMKMKVIEEYL
- a CDS encoding DUF3450 domain-containing protein, whose product is MTENTFNTPAPGSPGPEKPRSSRNVLIYGILIAALVGTWIYMFLDKNKSNEIVTAQKTQIDSISTSRDALQQEYNAANARLDDLISQNTRMDSLVKTKDKEIQDMKARISSILTKKNATAAELAEARRLIEQLKSNIEGYQQTIERLEGEKIVLAGERDVARKERDSVSTVKDSLGKKVDLGSVLHASNIRLEPIRVKNNGKEVATTKAKKADVMRVEFDLDDNRIAPTGDKEIYVAISAPDGSPLAVEALGSGRFTLEDGTEKLYTVKKTVPYVQGQKLPVSMDWKQNSDFKPGDYAVEIYHNGFKIGAGKVTLRKGGLF
- a CDS encoding ribonuclease H-like domain-containing protein, translated to MLPNIGLDQLLLLDIETTPATAALEELPGNLQELWREKNTKIAPVSENEAEAYADKAGIFAEFGRIVCISVGFFHLENGRYQLRLKSFASEDEVILLNNFFDLVLRFKEKVPSFQFGGHNIREFDIPFICRRSVIQQLSLPQSLQLHGMKPWEVPVVDTLHMWRFGDFKHYTSLKLLTAVMGIDTPKDDIDGSMVGKVFWETKDLERIATYCQKDVLAVAQLLLRFKRLPLLLPEDVVVIK
- the holA gene encoding DNA polymerase III subunit delta, with translation MEYQDIIKDWKQGKFKALYWLEGDEDFFIDQVVNHAEQHLLTEAEKGFNLTVLYGKDTDWSTVINTCRRYPMFAERQVVVLKEAQAMRDLLKLETYIDNPLSTTVFVVAHKQGKIDGRSKMAKLIKEKGVLLSTKKLYDNQLPAWAEAYVSGRGLSISQKAAILLVDHIGNDLSRIANEIDKLLVNLPEKKKIDESDIEKYVGISKEYNVFELQNALGQKNTSKVYKIIQYFGANPKAAPMQMTLPALYNYFAKMNLVFSVKGGEKEIAAALGVHPFFVKDYIAAARNYGPEGTERAILLLQHYNLRSIGINDSGVEDGELLKELMFKIMA